ccTCACCAGAGAAGGCGAACTGGTTCTCGGGCTTGCCGTCGGGGATTTTGTAGATACGGAACCACTCGTTGGTGGCACGGAGGAGACCGGGGAGGTGGcgctcaacatcctcgatgTCGTGGAGCTTAGCGGCAAGAGGGTCGTTGATATCAATGACGATGACCTTCCAGTCggtctcttcctcatcgagCAGAGCCATCACACCAAGAACCTTGACCTGCTTGACCTGACCGGGGTGGCCAACAAGCTCACCAATCTCGCAGACATCGAGAGGATCGTTGTCAcccttggccttggtctcGGGGTGGACGACGTTGGGGTCTTCCCAGGTCTACCACGGAATTAGAGTCTGGCGTGACACGGTGTAGATTTTTTTGCGCTTTTCAACGTACCTGGGGGAAGGCACCGTAGTTCCAGAGGTAACCCTTGTGGGGGAAGCAGTTGCGAACAAAGCGgagcttgcccttcttgGTGTCCTGCTTGACGGGGTTGAGGAATTCCTCCTTGGAGATCTAAACACAATCCTTGGTCAGCGACTGTCTCCGCTGGCGGGGCTTCGAATCGCATACCTCCTGCTTGGCGTTGGTCCAGCGGGGGATCTCAACGATCATGTTGAGGACTGTCTTCTCAGCGTTGGCGTAGAGGGGGATATCGTGGAAGGGAGAGACAGGCTGGCCATCCTTCTCGATGTACACCCGGTGCTCCAGGGTGTAGGGCTGGCCGATCTTGCGGACGGTGTAGGACATTGTGGACGACGGCGGGGTAGCGGAGGTAGCAAAATGTCTAGAGACTAAGGCGGCACGATTTGTTACGGAAGTAATCGAACGATCAATTcgagaggctgaagaggatggcAAGGATTGGGAGGGGTTagtggaagagagagagagagaggaggagggagaggagggaggggcTTGTTCAGTGGGGGGAGCCAGTGTTGCTGATGTGCGACGAGGCGCGGGTGAGCAGCGAGTGAGGGCGAGAGTCGGACAGGCGGTGGGCAGCAGTCGCCGGGTCAATGGAGCTGTAATACGTATTCCTTGGACAAGGATGGTTGTTCCCGCGAGCATCGAAGGGAGGAACCGACTCAGAGATGCAGAGACCTTGCCGATCAGGTCAATTGGACGGTGGAAGCTGGACGAGGCAAATTCGGGGAGCTTACCATAGGACCGGGGGCGATGCGCCGCTGAGGTTTATAAGGGATGGATCGTGGAAGTGGTCGGGAAGAAATTCGGTCACAAACCTCCCGAGGTTAATTCAAGGTCGTTCTGAAATCCGATAACAATGTGATTGTTTAAGTTCCGAGAACCTCTACTGAAGCTATCTATCGAGGTACAGCAACCGACTCAATATCGTCTTCTTTGCAGGCGCCGTTCTGAATCCAGATCCTGAGATAGCAATATGGCAGTAAAATTTGGCAGCTCGTTGGATGTAAGATGGCTCGGCCCGTAATCATTGATACCTGCAAGTTACACACTTAACGTACActactatatactatctgCTCACGCCATCAGCACCATCATTTATGGTATATGTATTCGCATGACTGGTCATGCATCTGCTGTATATGCACCATTTGATGGCCTACACGTATTTGCAGTCATCCCGCCTCCTACAGTCTGGACCGTTGAGGGGTCTTCCGAAAATTCCACCATTCATTATTGCGACATCGTGGGTCTTCGCTGTCAGAGAATTATGCCACGTGATATTCTTGGCAGGAACGGTCCATGAGGTTACGGGCCGTACGGTATCGAAACGAACCAAGCCTCTTATCACACGTGACGAGAATTTTTGATCTCCGCCTTCTGCAATTCCGAGTCACCATCAACATTATCCGGATCATTTCCCTTTGGGTGGACTATTTCCCATATCTTAAACCACTCTAGGCTGCTATTCTTCGCAGCCCCTTCCCCTATCTTCGGAACGCAAAGAATGCTATGCTCAGGTTTCTCCGCGCCGCGATGACTTCCTCCCCGAAACGAGTTCCCATCCCCGCCAACGGGGTCGACTACCGTGGCAAGGTTGTGCTTGCACCGATGGTGCGGTCCGGAGAACTGCCATCCCGTCTCCTCGCTCTTCATTATGGGGCAGACATTGTCTGGGGTCCAGAAACGATCGATAAAGCGATGATCGGTACCTCGCGGCGTGTGAACCCCCGCAATGGCACTATCGAATTCACCCGGATGCCGTCGAACAGCATCAAAAAGGAAAGCCCTCAAGAATCTATTATATACCGTATTGATCCAATACGGGAGAAAGGAA
The nucleotide sequence above comes from Aspergillus puulaauensis MK2 DNA, chromosome 3, nearly complete sequence. Encoded proteins:
- the ipp1 gene encoding inorganic diphosphatase IPP1 (COG:C;~EggNog:ENOG410PFM5;~InterPro:IPR008162,IPR036649;~PFAM:PF00719;~go_component: GO:0005737 - cytoplasm [Evidence IEA];~go_function: GO:0000287 - magnesium ion binding [Evidence IEA];~go_function: GO:0004427 - inorganic diphosphatase activity [Evidence IEA];~go_process: GO:0006796 - phosphate-containing compound metabolic process [Evidence IEA]), whose amino-acid sequence is MLAGTTILVQGIRITAPLTRRLLPTACPTLALTRCSPAPRRTSATLAPPTEQAPPSSPSSSLSLSSTNPSQSLPSSSASRIDRSITSVTNRAALVSRHFATSATPPSSTMSYTVRKIGQPYTLEHRVYIEKDGQPVSPFHDIPLYANAEKTVLNMIVEIPRWTNAKQEISKEEFLNPVKQDTKKGKLRFVRNCFPHKGYLWNYGAFPQTWEDPNVVHPETKAKGDNDPLDVCEIGELVGHPGQVKQVKVLGVMALLDEEETDWKVIVIDINDPLAAKLHDIEDVERHLPGLLRATNEWFRIYKIPDGKPENQFAFSGEAKNKKYAEEVIHECADAWEKLITGKSDRGDISLANSTLESSADRADSSKLASIPKGENLPPAPVDGTIDKWFFISGAAV